Proteins encoded by one window of Roseibium sp. Sym1:
- the rplC gene encoding 50S ribosomal protein L3, producing the protein MRSGVIAQKVGMTRIYNDAGEHVPVTVLRLENCQVVAQRTDEKNGYTALQLGAGGRKVKNTPKALRGHFAVAKVEPKRTVAEFRVSADNLIDVGAEITADHYVEGQFVDVTGTSIGKGFAGAMKRHNFGGGRATHGNSISHRSHGSTGQCQDPGRVFKGKKMAGHMGDARVTTQNLKVVRTDVERGLIMVEGSVPGAKGGWILVRDAIKKALPENVPVPGAFKATEATAAAGKESE; encoded by the coding sequence ATGCGTTCTGGAGTGATCGCTCAGAAAGTGGGCATGACCCGCATCTACAACGATGCTGGCGAGCATGTTCCGGTTACGGTGCTGCGGCTGGAAAATTGCCAGGTGGTAGCTCAGCGGACCGATGAGAAGAATGGTTACACTGCACTGCAGCTCGGTGCAGGTGGCCGCAAAGTCAAAAACACGCCGAAGGCGCTTCGTGGACACTTTGCCGTTGCAAAGGTCGAGCCGAAGCGGACCGTCGCCGAATTCCGCGTGTCCGCGGACAACCTGATCGACGTGGGAGCGGAAATCACCGCTGACCATTATGTCGAGGGTCAGTTCGTCGACGTGACCGGTACATCCATCGGTAAGGGTTTTGCCGGTGCGATGAAGCGTCACAACTTCGGCGGTGGCCGTGCCACGCACGGTAACTCGATCTCGCACCGTTCACACGGTTCCACCGGTCAGTGTCAGGATCCGGGCCGCGTGTTCAAGGGCAAGAAAATGGCCGGTCACATGGGTGATGCCCGCGTGACCACGCAGAACCTCAAGGTTGTGCGCACTGATGTTGAGCGTGGCCTGATCATGGTCGAGGGCTCTGTTCCGGGCGCCAAGGGCGGCTGGATCCTGGTCCGCGACGCGATCAAAAAGGCGCTGCCGGAAAATGTTCCGGTTCCGGGTGCTTTCAAGGCAACCGAAGCGACTGCGGCCGCCGGGAAGGAGAGTGAGTGA
- a CDS encoding 50S ribosomal protein L23, with product MSKLPHYDKIVGPVITEKSTMASEENKVVFKVANDATKPEIKAAVEALFGVKVTAVNTLVRKGKVKRFRGRLGRQSDFKKAVVTLQEGHGIDVTTGL from the coding sequence ATGAGCAAACTTCCTCACTACGACAAGATCGTCGGTCCGGTAATCACCGAAAAGTCGACGATGGCTTCTGAAGAGAACAAGGTTGTCTTCAAGGTTGCCAATGACGCAACCAAGCCGGAAATCAAGGCCGCAGTCGAAGCGCTGTTCGGTGTCAAGGTCACGGCAGTGAATACCCTGGTCCGCAAGGGCAAGGTCAAGCGCTTCCGCGGTCGCCTTGGCCGTCAGTCCGACTTCAAGAAGGCCGTCGTAACGCTGCAGGAAGGTCACGGCATCGACGTGACCACCGGGCTCTAA
- the rplD gene encoding 50S ribosomal protein L4, with product MELQVKTLEGGAAGSITVSDEIFGLEPRTDLIHRVVRWQLAKRQAGTHKTLGRSEVTGSTKKFVRQKGSGGARHGNKKAPQFRGGGRAFGPVVRDHGHDLPKKVRALGLKHALSAKAKADGIIVVEDAKAAEAKTKALKAKLEKLGLTSALVIDGAELDNNFALASRNIPHLDVLPVQGINVYDILRANTLVLTKAAVSALEERFK from the coding sequence ATGGAACTCCAGGTCAAGACCCTCGAAGGCGGGGCGGCCGGTTCGATCACGGTGTCTGACGAGATCTTTGGTCTCGAGCCGCGCACCGATTTGATCCACCGCGTGGTGCGCTGGCAGCTCGCCAAGCGCCAGGCAGGCACCCACAAGACGCTGGGCCGTTCCGAAGTGACTGGTTCGACGAAGAAATTCGTCCGCCAGAAAGGCTCCGGCGGCGCTCGTCACGGCAACAAGAAGGCCCCGCAGTTCCGCGGTGGTGGTCGGGCGTTCGGTCCGGTCGTTCGCGACCATGGCCACGACCTGCCGAAGAAGGTTCGCGCCCTCGGCCTGAAGCATGCCCTGTCCGCGAAAGCAAAGGCAGACGGCATCATCGTGGTTGAAGACGCCAAGGCGGCCGAAGCCAAGACCAAGGCTCTCAAGGCGAAGCTGGAAAAGCTCGGCCTGACCAGCGCCCTGGTGATCGACGGTGCCGAGCTCGACAACAACTTTGCACTGGCTTCGCGCAACATCCCGCATCTGGATGTTCTGCCGGTTCAGGGCATCAACGTTTACGACATCCTGCGGGCCAACACCCTGGTGTTGACCAAGGCCGCGGTGTCCGCACTTGAGGAGCGCTTTAAATGA